Proteins found in one Anabas testudineus chromosome 1, fAnaTes1.2, whole genome shotgun sequence genomic segment:
- the smox gene encoding spermine oxidase, producing the protein MQSCEISSDSTDDPLSSGLRTHRQPRIVVIGAGLAGLAATKILLENGFTDVTVLEASDHIGGRVHSVQHGKTTLELGATWIHGANGNPVYHMAEDNGLLEHTTDGERSVGRISLYTKNGVAHYQTNVGKRIPKDMVEEFSDLYNEVYELTQEFFQNGKPVCAESQNSVGVFTRDVMRKRVMMDPDDSESTKKLKLSMLQQYLKVESCESSSPSMDEVSLSEFGEWTEIPGAHYVIPEGFMKIVELLAQDIPSSTICLSKPLRCIHWNYSAQHREVIAKSSDTNQDNNHNENSCQPHRDPLILGHPICVECEDEEWITADHVIVTASLGVLKQNHEAMFSPSLPEDKVLAIEKLGISTTNKIFLEFEEPFWSPECNSIQFVWEDEAQLEQLAYPEELWYKKICSFDVLYPPERYGYMLSGWICGQEALYMERCDDETVAETCTDLLRRFTGNPDIPKPRRVLRSSWGSNPYIRGSYSFTRVGSSGGDCERLAMPLPYANSTKAPPLQVLFAGEATHRKYYSTTHGALLSGQREATRLIEMYQDLHGAETTKPNM; encoded by the exons ATGCAAAGTTGTGAAATTTCCTCAGACAGCACTGATGATCCTCTTAGTAGCGGCCTACGTACTCATCGGCAGCCTCGAATAGTAGTGATTGGTGCTGGCTTGGCCGGCCTTGCTGCAACTAAGATCCTACTGGAAAACGGCTTCACGGATGTAACTGTCCTAGAGGCGTCAGACCACATCGGCGGACGAGTTCACAGTGTTCAACACG GAAAAACAACTTTGGAACTTGGAGCAACCTGGATACATGGTGCCAATGGGAACCCAGTGTATCACATGGCAGAGGACAATGGGCTGCTGGAGCATACCACCGATGGGGAGAGGAGCGTGGGACGCATCAGCCTCTATACCAAGAATGGTGTGGCTCACTACCAGACCAACGTTGGGAAGAGGATCCCCAAGGACATGGTGGAGGAATTCAGTGACTTGTACAACGAG GTGTACGAGCTGACTCAGGAGTTCTTCCAGAATGGTAAGCCAGTTTGCGCTGAGAGCCAGAACAGCGTTGGCGTCTTTACACGAGATGTGATGCGCAAGAGGGTCATGATGGATCCAGATGATTCTGAGAGCACCAAGAAGCTCAAACTGTCCATGCTTCAACAGTACCTCAAG gTGGAGAGTTGTGAAAGCAGCTCTCCCAGTATGGATGAGGTGTCTCTGAGTGAGTTTGGCGAGTGGACAGAGATCCCTGGTGCACACTATGTCATTCCTGAAGGTTTCATGAAGATCGTGGAGCTCCTCGCCCAGGACATCCCCTCCAGCACCATCTGCCTTAGCAAACCGCTCCGCTGCATCCACTGGAACTACTCAGCCCAGCATCGGGAGGTGATTGCCAAGAGTAGCGACACCAACCAGGACAACAACCacaatgaaaacagctgccaGCCTCACCGGGACCCCCTGATCCTCGGTCACCCCATATGTGTGGAGTGCGAGGACGAGGAGTGGATCACTGCCGACCATGTGATCGTGACAGCTTCTCTGGGCGTTCTCAAGCAAAACCATGAAGCCATGTTCTCCCCGTCTCTGCCCGAGGACAAGGTGCTCGCCATCGAGAAGCTGGGCATCAGCACCACCAATAAGATATTCTTAGAGTTCGAAGAGCCCTTCTGGAGCCCCGAGTGCAACAGCATCCAGTTTGTGTGGGAAGATGAGGCTCAGCTCGAGCAGCTGGCCTACCCTGAGGAACTGTGGTACAAGAAGATCTGCAGCTTTGACGTCCTCTATCCACCCGAGCGCTATGGTTACATGCTGAGTGGCTGGATCTGTGGGCAGGAGGCTCTGTACATGGAGCGCTGTGATGATGAAACAGTGGCTGAGACCTGCACTGACCTGTTGAGGCGCTTTACAG GGAACCCTGACATTCCAAAGCCCCGGCGTGTCCTTCGCTCCTCGTGGGGCAGTAACCCGTACATCCGGGGCTCCTACTCCTTCACCAGGGTGGGCTCCAGCGGTGGGGACTGTGAGAGGCTGGCCATGCCTCTGCCTTATGCCAACAGCACCAAGGCTCCG CCTCTGCAGGTCCTGTTTGCTGGAGAGGCCACCCACAGAAAATACTATTCCACTACCCATGGTGCTTTGCTGTCAGGACAGAGAGAAGCCACTCGCTTGATAGAGATGTACCAGGACTTGCACGGAGCTGAAACCACAAAGCctaatatgtaa
- the fbxo41 gene encoding F-box only protein 41 has protein sequence MASLDLPYRCPRCGEHKRFRSLSSLRAHLEYNHTYETLYVLSKSNSVCDAAALLPLVAEGALLTPANNNDPFEPLRPSALKERRFPCRELPCADDLSLTPANSNTAARYLPNVEFPLGEIFMKQAMTSTDPGPHGNPSTAVAVAANVAASAVEAAYEEGLARLKARAFERLELDERLEKLSEEVEQKIAARVGRLQAELERKSSELERAKQESERLSQEKQDLEDKASELSRQVDVSVEMLANLKQDLVNKEAELNRKQQEVAQIDQFLQDTAAREANAKVRLQQFIEELLDRADRAEKQLQIISSCGTTPNGSLGRCSLQASKGNGRQRNSSLSGSTRGMYQVSDRRSSPSTGASGRIKSVSQGSGGYDSDSVEMHPMEDCPEAQYYHMQCRLGEGGYERSPGCGSRNWGLRKQAIQNWQRRPYRNSTEGDEGDVSDVGSRTTESEVEMWEQERRAVAEVQQSAPPYPHHGRAGYRPNTGRSEVIYSKPCRHEKSLSKSNEVISPEILKMRAALFCIFTYLDTKTLLRAAEVCRDWKFVARHPAVWTRVLLENARISSKLLCTLSQWCTQTHSLILQNLKPRQRGKKETKDDYLKSTRGCLEEGLEALLKATGSNLLILKISHCPNLLTDRSLWLASCYCRALQAVTYRSATDPVGQEVIWALGAGCRDIISLQVAPLHPCQQPARFSNRCLQTIGRCWPHLRALGVGGAGCGIQGLASLARNCMRLQVLELDHVSEINQEVAAEVCREGLKGLEMLVLTSTPVTPKALLHFNSVCRNLKSIVVQIGIEDYFEDPNSPEARKLFDEMVNKLQALKKRPGFSKILHVKTDSLC, from the exons ATGGCATCTCTGGACCTGCCATACCGCTGTCCTCGCTGCGGGGAGCACAAGCGCTTCCGAAGCCTGTCATCCTTACGTGCCCACCTGGAGTACAACCATACATACGAGACCCTCTACGTCCTCTCCAAGTCCAATAGTGTATGTGacgctgctgctctgctgcccCTAGTGGCTGAGGGAGCTCTCCTCACACCTGCCAACAACAACGATCCATTTGAGCCGCTGCGGCCTTCAGCTTTAAAGGAGCGGCGATTCCCTTGCCGTGAGCTTCCTTGTGCGGACGACCTGAGTTTGACCCCAGCTAATTCCAACACTGCAGCTCGGTATCTTCCCAATGTGGAGTTTCCTCTGGGGGAGATTTTCATGAAGCAAGCCATGACATCCACAGACCCAGGTCCCCATGGTAACCCCAGCACCGCTGTAGCAGTAGCTGCTAATGTAGCTGCTAGTGCAGTTGAGGCTGCCTATGAGGAAGGCCTGGCCAGGCTGAAAGCGCGGGCGTTTGAACGTCTGGAGCTGGATGAGAGGCTGGAGAAGCTTTCAGAAGAG GTGGAACAGAAAATAGCAGCTCGTGTAGGCCGCCTTCAGGCGGAGCTAGAGAGGAAGAGCTCCGAGCTGGAGCGAGCCAAGCAGGAAAGCGAGAGACTGAGCCAGGAGAAGCAAGACCTGGAGGACAAGGCCTCCGAGCTCTCTCGGCAGGTGGATGTCTCTGTGGAAATGCTAGCTAACCTCAAACAGGACTTGGTGAACAAGGAGGCGGAGCTCAATCGCAAACAGCA AGAGGTCGCCCAGATTGACCAGTTCCTTCAGGATACAGCAGCACGAGAAGCCAACGCCAAGGTGCGTCTGCAGCAGTTCATTGAGGAGCTGCTGGACCGAGCCGACCGCGctgaaaaacagctgcagatcATCAGCAGCTGCGGCACCACACCAAACGGCAGCCTGGGACGCTGCAGCCTCCAGGCCTCAAAGGGTAATGGACGCCAG AGAAACTCCAGCCTCTCTGGGAGCACAAGGGGAATGTACCAAGTGTCAGACCGCCGTTCCTCCCCCAGCACAGG AGCATCAGGGCGAATCAAGTCTGTCTCACAGGGCTCTGGGGGTTACGACAGTGACAGCGTCGAGATGCATCCCATGGAGGATTGTCCCGAGGCTCAGTACTATCACATGCAGTGCCGGCTGGGCGAGGGGGGTTACGAGCGCTCACCTGGATGTGGCTCAAGAAACTGGGGTCTCCGTAAACAAGCTATTCAGAACTGGCAGCGACGGCCTTACAGGAACAGCACTGAAGGCGACGAAGGAGACGTGTCAGATGTGGGCTCCCGGACGACTGAGTCTGAAGTGGAGATGTGGGAGCAAGAGAGGAGAGCTGTGGCGGAAGTCCAGCAGTCTGCTCCACCGTATCCCCACCACGGCCGAGCAGGATACCGTCCTAACACAG GTCGGTCTGAAGTGATCTACAGCAAGCCGTGTCGTCATGAAAAGAGTCTGTCGAAATCCAATGAGGTGATCAGTCCAGAGATCCTGAAGATGCGTGCGGCTCTCTTCTGTATCTTCACGTACCTGGATACTAAAACCCTGCTGAGAGCTGCCGAGGTCTGCCGTGACTGGAAGTTTGTGGCTCGTCATCCAGCTGTGTGGACTAGAGTCCTCCTGGAGAACGCTCGCATTTCTTCCAAG CTCCTCTGCACGTTGTCTCAGTGGTGCACTCAGACGCACTCCCTCATCCTGCAAAACCTTAAACCACGACAGAGAGGCAAGAAGGAAACCAAGGATGATTATCTTAAAAGCACAcg TGGCTGTCTGGAGGAAGGTCTGGAGGCGTTGTTGAAGGCCACAGGAAGTAACCTGCTGATACTGAAGATTTCACACTGCCCCAATCTGCTGACTGATCGCTCCCTCTGGCTCGCCAGCTGCTACTGCCGAGCTCTGCAGGCTGTAACCTACAG GAGTGCCACAGACCCAGTTGGCCAGGAGGTGATTTGGGCCCTTGGAGCAGGTTGCAGAGACATCATTTCCCTGCAGGTGGCACCATTACACCCCTG CCAACAACCTGCTCGTTTCAGTAACCGATGTCTGCAGACTATTGGACGATGCTGGCCACACCTCCGTGCACTTGGCGTGGGAGGCGCTGGATGTGGCATTCAGGGACTGGCCTCACTGg CGAGGAACTGCATGCGTCTGCAGGTGCTAGAGTTGGACCACGTGAGTGAAATCAACCAGGAGGTGGCAGCAGAGGTTTGCAGAGAGGGACTGAAAGGTTTGGAGATGCTGGTGCTTACTTCCACGCCAGTCACCCCAAAAGCCCTGCTCCACTTCAACA GCGTTTGCCGCAACCTCAAATCCATCGTGGTCCAGATTGGCATAGAGGACTACTTTGAGGACCCCAACAGTCCTGAAGCAAGAAAACTGTTTGATGAGATGGTTAACAAGCTGCAG GCTCTGAAGAAGAGACCTGGCTTCTCCAAAATCCTTCACGTGAAAACAGACAGCCTCTGCTAA